A genomic window from Thermithiobacillus tepidarius DSM 3134 includes:
- a CDS encoding tape measure protein — translation MAGNRAQILITAVDETRRAFQSVQGNLARLRGEAAQVGQVLSRIGGAIGLGLGVRELVEVADQYKNLQARLKLAVTSQEEFNRADAALFEIAQKNRAPLAETVTLYARLAPSVQALGRSQADVLAATDAIGQAVSLSGASSDAAAGALLQLGQAFASGQLRGEEFNSVIEQTPRLAQAIADGMGVPLGSLRALAQEGKITSKAVLDALLKERTRLAEEYASLPDTVSGALTRLKNAFQRAFGERDASSGLTAGLAQAIQLVARHLELLIDLAGVVLVAAFGRMAGAFATSVAAARAEAAARLANLRTLEAEALARVRLADAALAQARAQGLATSALVADAAKARLQATAASGAVAQAVASTSLLGRAAGLLRGVLALLGGPIGVIVTAAGLLAGTLYSARDAVVEFGGRTASIKQIVAAAWDLVVEKVGEVVSALGRLVGINDLSWARVRAAMVGALSAIGTAVRAMVNVVIGAFNAIGSIVGITAAFLVERFRSAFSDIGELAKALGQDVAAAFSGDFSMQALRAALSRQLGEVRDFGKELAGAVRDAVTRDYVGEAAQAIARRIRPEQTQPGVFGRPQPPAKPTPDKGGEAAKLALVQAQAKAEFKLLKDALDRQARALDASLEDRLISLKDYYAAKTRIEQQEIDAEIRRVQVSLAEQQRLQKTGKDERARLKAKAEVAKLEAELTVLNNKRADVEVANARKAAQAERELREELAKVRDELLDLTGAATSQDRRAAIERQYQTLIERLRAEGDTEGVATVGRLIDVKSAAANLTDYERQFNDALARIRASEESINLQRQSGLLTESQARSQILTLHRQTGESLDALLPQLEAAAAAIGPEAVARVQTWKNEIAQVKLVVDDVAVAIDGAVQDGFAQMFEAIGSGAKSAKDAFADFAREVAAAINRIASQKLAEALFGSLFGGGGAGGFSLGSLVSSLFQGFAGGGYVTGPGTSTSDSIPARLSAGEYVLNAAAVKRVGVTFLEAINGIEGGPRIQGPRLAFAAGGLVPETPPPQPQGQGVRIVNVIDPAMAADYLNSSAGEKTILNILQRNAGAVRQVLA, via the coding sequence GTGGCCGGTAACCGTGCCCAGATCCTCATCACCGCCGTCGATGAGACGCGACGGGCCTTCCAGTCCGTCCAGGGAAATCTCGCCCGCCTGCGCGGCGAAGCCGCCCAGGTCGGCCAGGTGCTCTCCCGCATCGGCGGCGCGATCGGCCTTGGGCTGGGGGTGCGCGAACTGGTCGAGGTCGCCGACCAGTACAAGAACCTGCAGGCGCGCCTCAAGCTCGCGGTCACCTCGCAAGAGGAGTTCAACCGCGCCGACGCGGCCCTCTTCGAGATCGCCCAGAAAAACCGCGCGCCCCTGGCAGAGACCGTCACCCTCTATGCGCGGCTCGCACCCTCGGTGCAGGCGTTGGGGCGTTCGCAGGCGGACGTGCTGGCGGCCACCGATGCCATCGGGCAGGCCGTGTCGCTCTCCGGCGCATCCAGCGACGCGGCGGCCGGTGCCCTGCTGCAGCTGGGGCAGGCCTTCGCGTCGGGCCAGCTGCGCGGTGAGGAGTTTAATTCCGTCATCGAGCAGACGCCGCGCCTGGCGCAGGCCATCGCCGACGGCATGGGCGTGCCGCTCGGCTCACTGCGGGCCCTGGCGCAGGAAGGCAAGATCACCTCGAAGGCCGTGCTCGACGCCTTGCTCAAGGAGCGGACGCGCCTCGCCGAGGAGTACGCGAGCCTCCCCGATACGGTGTCGGGCGCGCTCACCCGCCTCAAGAACGCCTTCCAGCGAGCCTTCGGCGAACGCGACGCGAGCTCGGGTCTGACGGCGGGCCTGGCGCAGGCCATCCAGCTCGTCGCCCGGCATCTCGAGCTGCTGATCGACTTGGCCGGTGTCGTGCTGGTCGCCGCCTTCGGGCGGATGGCGGGCGCCTTCGCGACCAGTGTTGCTGCCGCCCGGGCGGAAGCGGCCGCGCGCCTGGCCAATCTGCGCACGCTGGAAGCCGAGGCGCTCGCTCGGGTGCGGCTCGCCGATGCCGCCTTGGCTCAGGCACGTGCACAAGGGCTTGCCACCAGCGCGCTGGTCGCGGATGCGGCCAAGGCCCGGTTGCAAGCCACCGCTGCTTCCGGTGCCGTAGCTCAGGCAGTAGCGTCCACGTCCCTGCTCGGTCGCGCCGCGGGTCTGTTGCGCGGGGTGCTCGCGCTCCTGGGCGGGCCCATCGGCGTCATCGTGACCGCCGCGGGGCTGCTCGCGGGCACACTCTATTCGGCGCGCGACGCCGTGGTCGAGTTCGGCGGCAGGACCGCCTCGATCAAGCAAATCGTCGCCGCCGCCTGGGACCTGGTCGTCGAGAAGGTCGGCGAAGTCGTCAGCGCCTTGGGGCGGCTGGTCGGTATCAACGACCTGTCCTGGGCCCGCGTGCGCGCGGCGATGGTCGGCGCGCTGAGCGCCATCGGCACGGCCGTCCGCGCAATGGTCAACGTCGTCATCGGCGCGTTCAACGCCATCGGCAGCATCGTGGGCATCACGGCCGCCTTCCTGGTCGAGCGCTTTCGTAGCGCCTTCTCCGACATCGGGGAACTGGCGAAGGCCTTGGGCCAGGACGTGGCAGCGGCCTTCAGCGGCGACTTTTCGATGCAGGCGCTGCGCGCAGCACTCAGCCGCCAGCTCGGCGAGGTGCGGGATTTCGGGAAGGAGCTGGCCGGAGCCGTGCGCGACGCCGTCACGCGCGACTACGTCGGGGAGGCCGCGCAAGCCATCGCCCGGCGCATCCGCCCCGAGCAAACCCAGCCGGGCGTCTTCGGCCGTCCGCAGCCGCCAGCCAAGCCGACCCCCGACAAAGGAGGCGAAGCAGCGAAGCTCGCCCTCGTGCAGGCCCAGGCCAAGGCCGAATTCAAGCTCCTCAAGGACGCGTTGGACCGTCAGGCGCGGGCGCTGGACGCATCTCTCGAAGACCGGCTGATCTCGCTCAAGGACTACTACGCGGCCAAGACCCGGATCGAACAGCAGGAGATCGATGCGGAGATCCGGCGCGTGCAGGTCTCGCTCGCGGAGCAGCAGCGCCTGCAGAAGACCGGCAAGGACGAACGGGCACGCCTCAAGGCGAAAGCCGAGGTCGCCAAGCTCGAAGCGGAGCTCACCGTCCTCAACAATAAGCGCGCGGACGTCGAGGTCGCCAATGCCCGCAAGGCCGCCCAGGCCGAGCGCGAGCTGCGCGAGGAGCTTGCCAAGGTGCGCGACGAACTGCTCGACCTCACCGGGGCGGCGACCAGCCAGGATCGACGCGCGGCGATCGAGCGGCAGTACCAGACCCTGATCGAGCGACTGCGTGCCGAGGGCGACACCGAAGGCGTGGCCACGGTCGGGCGCCTCATCGACGTCAAATCGGCGGCCGCCAATCTCACCGACTACGAGCGCCAGTTCAACGACGCGCTCGCCCGGATACGTGCATCCGAGGAGTCGATCAACCTGCAGCGCCAGTCGGGGCTGCTCACCGAGTCCCAGGCGAGAAGCCAGATCCTCACGCTGCATCGGCAGACTGGCGAATCGCTCGATGCGCTCCTGCCGCAGTTGGAGGCCGCCGCCGCGGCCATTGGCCCGGAGGCCGTCGCCCGGGTACAGACCTGGAAGAACGAGATCGCACAGGTGAAGCTCGTGGTGGACGACGTGGCGGTCGCCATCGACGGGGCGGTGCAGGACGGCTTCGCGCAGATGTTCGAGGCCATCGGCAGCGGCGCCAAGTCCGCCAAGGACGCCTTCGCCGACTTCGCCCGGGAGGTAGCAGCCGCCATCAACCGCATCGCCTCCCAGAAGCTCGCCGAGGCGCTGTTCGGCAGCCTGTTCGGGGGCGGCGGCGCTGGCGGGTTCAGCCTCGGATCGCTGGTCTCGTCGTTGTTCCAGGGCTTCGCCGGCGGCGGCTACGTCACCGGTCCGGGCACCTCCACCAGCGACTCGATCCCGGCACGGCTCTCCGCCGGCGAGTACGTGCTCAACGCCGCCGCCGTAAAGCGCGTGGGCGTGACGTTCCTGGAGGCGATCAACGGCATCGAAGGCGGACCGCGCATCCAGGGGCCCCGGCTCGCCTTCGCTGCCGGCGGGCTGGTGCCCGAGACGCCGCCCCCGCAACCGCAGGGCCAGGGCGTGCGCATCGTCAACGTGATCGACCCTGCGATGGCCGCCGACTACCTCAACTCGTCCGCGGGCGAGAAGACCATCCTCAACATCCTGCAACGCAATGCGGGAGCCGTCAGACAGGTGCTTGCGTAA
- a CDS encoding DUF2163 domain-containing protein has product MSYLGIEQSAHGGQPQELYRFSQGAQRWLYTSGQTAVDYQSETYQPATISRGGLEQSNELARLGLEIRMPRDLAVASLFLAAPPEGVVSVTLYRRHVGDAEFITYWKGRITGARLSGAEATLKCEPIASSLKRPGLRARYQLLCRHVLYSSGCGALKDSFRVDGTVAAVSGVTVQVAVAASRPDGYFVGGMLATTAGARMIVGHAGIDLTLVAPMVGLAAGDAIQLYAGCDHTMAHCKDRFGNLDNFGGFPFIPVKNPFTGDAIV; this is encoded by the coding sequence ATGAGCTATCTGGGCATCGAACAGTCCGCCCACGGCGGACAACCGCAGGAACTCTACCGCTTCTCCCAGGGCGCGCAGCGCTGGCTCTATACCTCGGGGCAGACGGCGGTGGACTACCAATCCGAGACCTATCAGCCGGCGACGATTTCGCGCGGCGGCCTTGAGCAGAGCAACGAGCTCGCGCGCCTGGGGCTGGAGATCCGCATGCCGCGCGACCTGGCCGTGGCGAGTCTGTTTCTCGCCGCCCCGCCCGAGGGTGTGGTGAGCGTGACCCTCTACCGGCGCCATGTCGGCGACGCCGAGTTCATCACCTACTGGAAGGGGCGGATCACCGGCGCGCGGCTGTCCGGCGCCGAGGCCACCCTCAAGTGCGAGCCCATCGCCTCGAGCCTGAAGCGGCCGGGCTTGCGCGCCCGCTACCAGCTGCTGTGCCGCCACGTGCTGTACTCCAGCGGATGCGGCGCGCTGAAGGACAGCTTCCGGGTGGACGGCACCGTGGCGGCGGTGAGCGGCGTGACCGTCCAGGTCGCCGTCGCCGCCAGCCGGCCGGACGGCTACTTCGTGGGCGGCATGCTCGCCACCACCGCCGGCGCGCGCATGATCGTCGGTCACGCCGGGATCGACCTCACGCTGGTCGCGCCCATGGTCGGCCTCGCAGCGGGCGATGCGATACAGCTCTATGCCGGCTGCGACCACACCATGGCGCATTGCAAGGACAGGTTCGGCAACCTCGACAACTTCGGCGGCTTCCCCTTCATCCCGGTGAAGAACCCCTTCACCGGCGACGCCATCGTGTGA
- a CDS encoding phage tail protein encodes MSGGGKGSQEYTVGYWYGLGAHLALCHGPLDAITEIRVGERVAWSGNVTGNTTITIDNPNLFGGEEREGGVQGPVDILMGGPTQGRNAYLQERLGTDVPAFRGVVSLILRRVWVAAMNPYIKPWSVRAKRVPRQWYAAKAEISGDANPAHIVRECLTNGEWGMGYPTSDIDDASFTAAADTLHAEGFGLSLLWNKEETIEDFILSVLRHVDGLLYVHPRTGLFTLKLARADYTLSSLPTFDPGNILRIEEFTRPSWGEITNQVTVVYRDGATDKDGSVTVQDIAAVQLNGGVVATTVNYPGISRAELANRVAMRELKQLSSSLAKCTFVANRQASGLNIGDVVKLSWPPYGIDQMVMRVARIAYGELANGAVRVECVQDIFGLPQSVYSAPPPSGWTEPTSLPAPCPHQTLFEVPYWSVVKDFTGESQSLLGDIDDLDGLVAACGSRPSSDAFGFKALARVSGSFTDKGFGIFTPTALLTATLPQSAAQVSVGLTSGIGLEEVDASGLAVIDGEWLKVVSLNLATQTVTLERGMLDTVPASHPAGSRIWFVDGFRHYLTPEYVAGETVRVKLLTRTARGTLPEAAATEMSLPLNKRFIRPYCPGNAQVNGKRYATVVAGEINVSWATRNRQSQTAYLVLQTEGAITPEAGQTTTVRFYNENGSLRRTVSGITGNGTTWPLAQELADSGLGRVNAHVKVEIEASRDGHVSWQKHVIEFDRTGYGLRYGDYYGGA; translated from the coding sequence ATGAGCGGCGGCGGCAAGGGCAGTCAGGAGTATACGGTCGGCTATTGGTACGGCCTCGGCGCCCACCTCGCCCTGTGTCACGGCCCGCTGGACGCCATCACCGAGATCCGCGTGGGCGAGCGCGTCGCCTGGTCGGGCAACGTCACCGGCAACACCACGATCACCATCGACAACCCCAATCTCTTCGGCGGGGAGGAGCGCGAGGGTGGCGTGCAGGGGCCGGTGGACATCCTGATGGGCGGGCCGACCCAGGGACGGAACGCCTACCTGCAGGAGCGTCTCGGCACCGACGTTCCGGCCTTTCGCGGCGTGGTGTCGCTGATCCTGCGCCGGGTGTGGGTGGCGGCCATGAACCCCTACATCAAGCCCTGGTCGGTACGTGCCAAGCGCGTGCCGAGGCAGTGGTACGCGGCCAAGGCCGAGATCTCCGGCGACGCCAACCCGGCCCACATCGTGCGCGAGTGTCTCACCAACGGCGAGTGGGGCATGGGTTACCCGACGAGCGACATCGACGACGCCAGCTTCACGGCGGCCGCCGACACGCTCCATGCCGAGGGTTTCGGGCTGTCGCTGCTGTGGAACAAGGAAGAGACCATCGAGGACTTCATCCTGTCGGTGCTCAGGCACGTGGACGGGCTGCTCTACGTCCATCCGCGCACCGGGCTCTTCACCCTCAAGCTCGCGCGCGCCGATTACACGCTCTCCAGCCTGCCGACCTTCGATCCGGGCAACATCCTGCGCATCGAGGAGTTCACGCGCCCCTCCTGGGGCGAGATCACCAACCAGGTGACCGTCGTCTACCGCGACGGCGCCACGGACAAGGACGGCAGCGTCACGGTGCAGGACATCGCCGCCGTGCAGCTCAACGGCGGCGTGGTAGCAACCACGGTCAACTACCCCGGCATCAGCCGAGCGGAGCTGGCCAACCGGGTGGCCATGCGCGAGTTGAAGCAACTCTCCAGCAGCCTCGCCAAATGCACCTTCGTCGCCAACCGCCAGGCCTCCGGCCTCAACATCGGCGACGTGGTGAAGCTCTCCTGGCCGCCCTACGGCATCGACCAGATGGTGATGCGCGTCGCGCGCATCGCCTACGGGGAGCTGGCGAACGGCGCGGTGCGGGTGGAGTGCGTGCAGGACATCTTCGGCCTGCCGCAGTCGGTCTACTCGGCGCCGCCCCCCTCGGGCTGGACGGAGCCGACCAGCCTGCCGGCACCGTGCCCCCACCAGACCCTGTTCGAGGTGCCGTACTGGTCGGTGGTCAAGGACTTCACCGGCGAGTCCCAGAGCCTGCTCGGCGACATCGACGATCTCGACGGCCTGGTGGCGGCCTGCGGTTCGCGCCCCTCGTCGGACGCCTTCGGCTTCAAGGCGCTGGCCCGCGTCAGCGGCAGTTTCACCGACAAGGGCTTCGGCATCTTCACGCCCACCGCGCTCCTCACCGCAACGCTGCCGCAGTCGGCCGCGCAGGTGAGTGTGGGGCTGACCTCCGGCATCGGCCTCGAGGAGGTGGACGCCTCCGGCCTGGCGGTGATCGACGGCGAATGGCTCAAGGTGGTGTCGCTCAACCTCGCGACCCAGACCGTTACCCTGGAGCGTGGGATGCTCGATACGGTGCCGGCGAGCCACCCCGCAGGCAGCCGCATCTGGTTCGTCGACGGCTTCCGCCACTACCTCACGCCCGAGTACGTCGCCGGCGAGACGGTGCGCGTCAAGCTCCTCACCCGCACGGCACGCGGCACGCTGCCCGAGGCGGCGGCCACTGAAATGAGCCTGCCGCTCAACAAGCGCTTCATCCGTCCCTACTGCCCCGGCAACGCCCAGGTCAACGGCAAGCGCTACGCGACGGTGGTGGCCGGCGAGATCAACGTGAGCTGGGCCACGCGCAACCGCCAGTCCCAGACCGCCTACCTCGTGCTACAGACCGAGGGGGCGATCACGCCGGAGGCGGGCCAGACCACCACCGTGCGCTTCTACAACGAGAACGGCTCGCTGCGCCGCACGGTGAGCGGCATCACCGGCAACGGTACCACTTGGCCGCTGGCGCAGGAGCTCGCCGACTCCGGCCTTGGGCGCGTCAACGCGCACGTCAAGGTGGAGATCGAGGCGAGCCGCGACGGCCACGTGTCCTGGCAGAAACACGTCATCGAATTCGACCGTACCGGCTACGGTCTGCGTTACGGCGACTACTACGGAGGTGCCTGA
- a CDS encoding DUF2793 domain-containing protein has product MALNDPNLGLAYGWAQGEHNWNGGMDANLKRLGAVVGLSVKDRYLATPPATPVDGDRYIVPAAATGAWAGRTDQIAVRIAGVWEYHVPKIGWTCFVEDEGVLSVYRATGWSPGIAV; this is encoded by the coding sequence ATGGCTTTGAATGACCCGAACCTCGGCCTCGCCTACGGCTGGGCCCAGGGCGAACACAACTGGAACGGCGGCATGGACGCCAACCTGAAGCGCCTCGGCGCAGTGGTGGGGCTGTCGGTCAAGGACCGCTACCTCGCCACTCCACCCGCGACACCCGTGGACGGCGATCGCTACATCGTCCCGGCAGCGGCCACCGGTGCCTGGGCGGGTCGCACCGACCAGATCGCGGTGCGCATCGCGGGTGTCTGGGAGTACCACGTCCCCAAGATCGGCTGGACCTGCTTCGTCGAGGACGAGGGCGTGCTCTCCGTCTACAGGGCGACCGGCTGGAGTCCCGGTATCGCCGTCTGA
- a CDS encoding DUF6127 family protein, which translates to MSPPTLQDGMVVMPRDEFEELLARAAERGARRALADVGLDGEDAAHDIRELRGLLEAFNAAKHTAWQTVVRLITTGFLLALVAGAVIKLKVFGGGQ; encoded by the coding sequence ATGAGCCCACCCACCCTGCAAGACGGCATGGTCGTCATGCCGCGCGATGAATTCGAGGAGCTGCTCGCACGCGCAGCCGAACGCGGCGCGAGGCGCGCCCTGGCCGACGTCGGCCTCGACGGCGAGGACGCCGCCCACGACATCCGCGAGCTGCGCGGCCTGCTCGAAGCCTTCAACGCCGCCAAGCACACCGCATGGCAGACCGTGGTCCGGCTCATCACCACCGGATTCCTCCTGGCCCTGGTCGCAGGCGCCGTCATCAAGCTCAAGGTGTTCGGAGGTGGCCAATGA
- a CDS encoding lysozyme encodes MIEVPTAAVDLAKRFEGFHRVPKADPQRRAHPYICPAGYWTIGYGRLCKPDHPPISEEEGETFLRQDLRTALVATLRHCPVLATEPEDRLAAIVDFTFNLGGGRLQTSTLRRRVNERDWEAAARELRRWVYGGGRVLPGLVARRSAETTLLLSPNPTASDSNQPNQDSSA; translated from the coding sequence GTGATTGAAGTACCAACGGCTGCGGTCGACCTGGCCAAGCGATTCGAGGGTTTCCACCGCGTGCCCAAAGCCGACCCGCAGCGCCGTGCGCATCCGTACATCTGTCCCGCCGGCTACTGGACCATCGGCTACGGCCGGCTCTGCAAACCCGACCATCCGCCCATCAGCGAAGAAGAGGGCGAGACCTTCCTGCGCCAGGACCTGCGCACCGCCCTCGTCGCCACACTGCGCCATTGCCCGGTGCTCGCCACCGAGCCCGAGGACCGGCTCGCGGCCATCGTGGATTTCACCTTCAACCTCGGCGGAGGGCGGCTGCAGACATCGACCCTGCGGCGGCGGGTCAACGAGCGGGACTGGGAGGCCGCCGCTCGCGAGCTGAGGCGGTGGGTGTATGGCGGAGGGAGAGTGTTGCCGGGATTGGTAGCGAGGCGGAGTGCCGAGACCACGCTTCTACTCTCGCCAAACCCAACGGCCTCCGACTCGAACCAGCCTAATCAAGACAGTTCGGCATAA
- the mads1 gene encoding methylation-associated defense system helix-turn-helix domain-containing protein MAD1 has translation MGVYAVGTAMSDRWLSVEEIAEYLGVSRDTVYAWIGKKDMPAHKVGRFWKFKADEVDQWVRSGKASEESDDAPSR, from the coding sequence ATGGGTGTCTATGCCGTGGGAACCGCCATGTCCGACCGATGGTTGTCCGTCGAGGAAATCGCCGAATACCTCGGGGTAAGCAGAGACACGGTCTATGCGTGGATCGGCAAAAAGGACATGCCGGCCCACAAGGTAGGGAGGTTCTGGAAGTTCAAGGCCGATGAAGTCGACCAATGGGTGCGATCCGGCAAGGCGTCGGAAGAATCCGACGATGCGCCAAGCCGATGA